A genome region from Ralstonia solanacearum K60 includes the following:
- a CDS encoding tail assembly protein, protein MTERIRVVRLYGRLGARFGRVFHLAVRSPAEAVRALCVQVPGLRRELATSHERGIRYACFVGRRNIGEAELELPPGRDDIRIAPVLAGAKQSGLFQTILGAAILAVAYFNPGGFLTGPMVTAAYGMGASMALGGVVQMLSPQQTGLSVRDSPDNGASYNFNGPVNTSAQGNPVPHLYGEMVVGSAVISAGIYAEDQV, encoded by the coding sequence ATGACTGAAAGAATTCGTGTTGTCCGTCTGTATGGGCGTCTTGGGGCCCGCTTCGGGCGCGTGTTTCACCTGGCGGTGCGTAGCCCAGCCGAAGCGGTGAGAGCGCTGTGTGTGCAGGTGCCGGGCCTTCGCCGCGAGCTGGCGACAAGTCATGAGCGCGGGATCCGCTATGCCTGCTTCGTCGGGCGCCGCAACATCGGCGAGGCGGAGCTCGAATTGCCGCCTGGCAGGGACGACATCCGCATTGCGCCGGTGCTGGCGGGCGCCAAGCAGTCGGGTCTGTTTCAGACCATTCTCGGCGCGGCGATTCTCGCGGTCGCCTATTTCAATCCCGGCGGTTTTCTGACCGGGCCAATGGTGACAGCGGCATACGGCATGGGCGCCTCCATGGCGCTGGGCGGCGTGGTGCAGATGCTATCTCCGCAGCAGACCGGCTTATCGGTCCGGGACAGCCCGGACAACGGCGCTTCCTACAACTTCAATGGGCCCGTGAACACCAGCGCGCAAGGCAACCCGGTGCCGCACCTCTATGGCGAGATGGTGGTCGGTTCGGCGGTGATCTCGGCCGGGATCTACGCCGAGGATCAGGTGTAG
- a CDS encoding C40 family peptidase — MQQTTLDAARRHAAREHPREACGLVVVANGRERYVPCRNVAVGTEHFEMPAEDYAAAEDLGEVLAVVHSHPNTSAEPSEADRVACEASGLPWHVIAWPADDVRTIEPCGYRAPLVGRQFAHGILDCYSLVADWYDRERGIHLPDFERRDNWWAEGGDLYMQHYAEAGFRVVSQDTPELVGDVIVMQVRAPVPNHAAVYLGNGLMLHHLHGRLSSRDVYGGYWREITRCVLRHSAAI; from the coding sequence ATGCAACAGACAACACTCGACGCGGCGCGCAGGCACGCCGCGCGCGAACACCCGCGCGAAGCCTGCGGCCTGGTGGTGGTGGCCAACGGCCGCGAGCGCTACGTGCCATGCCGAAACGTGGCTGTCGGCACCGAGCATTTCGAGATGCCGGCCGAGGACTACGCGGCGGCCGAAGACCTGGGCGAAGTGCTGGCAGTCGTGCACAGCCACCCAAACACCAGCGCGGAGCCGAGCGAGGCCGATCGCGTGGCCTGCGAGGCGTCCGGGCTGCCCTGGCACGTCATCGCATGGCCGGCCGACGACGTACGCACGATTGAGCCCTGCGGCTACCGGGCGCCGCTGGTGGGCCGGCAGTTCGCGCACGGCATCCTCGACTGCTATTCGCTGGTGGCCGACTGGTACGACCGTGAGCGAGGCATCCACCTGCCGGATTTCGAGCGCCGTGACAACTGGTGGGCCGAGGGCGGCGATCTGTACATGCAGCACTACGCCGAGGCCGGATTCCGGGTCGTGTCGCAGGACACGCCGGAGCTCGTGGGCGACGTGATTGTTATGCAGGTGCGCGCACCGGTGCCGAACCACGCGGCGGTGTATCTGGGCAATGGGCTGATGCTGCACCATCTGCACGGCCGCCTGTCGTCGCGTGACGTGTATGGCGGCTACTGGCGCGAGATCACGCGCTGCGTGTTGAGGCATAGCGCTGCGATATGA
- a CDS encoding phage tail protein has product MAIETFTWRPVGSVQGSVKFLALSAQFGDGYQQVAKDGINNRTSSWPLRFVGGKARVQAIQAFIDRHAGAKSFYWTPPLGARGLFRIGEYTPAVEVGAVYSLSATFVEAFAP; this is encoded by the coding sequence GTGGCAATCGAAACATTCACCTGGCGGCCGGTTGGGTCGGTGCAGGGCAGCGTGAAATTCCTCGCGCTCAGTGCGCAGTTCGGAGATGGCTACCAGCAGGTGGCCAAAGACGGCATCAACAACCGTACCAGCAGCTGGCCGCTCCGATTCGTGGGCGGCAAGGCTCGGGTGCAGGCCATTCAGGCATTCATCGACCGGCACGCCGGCGCCAAGTCGTTTTACTGGACCCCGCCGCTCGGCGCGCGCGGGCTTTTTCGTATTGGCGAGTACACGCCGGCCGTCGAGGTGGGTGCCGTGTATTCGCTGTCTGCAACCTTTGTCGAGGCATTTGCGCCGTGA
- a CDS encoding phage tail protein codes for MAAIETFSNALASDVAAVRATADALSSDATSHTGSVAMFACKTPPAGWLKCNGAAVSRTTYERLFKLIGTTFGAGDGAATFNLPELRAEFPRGWDDGRGVDSGRAFGSSQAQALSSHQHKTAVGFDGSNLFGWCDGNATPIFGSEVQSGVLRVVGSVTQSGGAARIGYTDVTPMGVSGETRPRNVALLACIKY; via the coding sequence ATGGCCGCAATCGAGACATTTTCCAACGCGTTGGCGAGTGACGTGGCGGCGGTCCGGGCCACTGCCGATGCGCTGTCGTCCGATGCCACGTCGCACACGGGCAGTGTCGCCATGTTCGCCTGCAAGACGCCCCCGGCCGGCTGGCTCAAATGCAACGGCGCAGCGGTCTCTCGCACGACCTACGAACGGCTGTTCAAGCTGATCGGCACCACGTTCGGCGCTGGTGACGGGGCGGCGACGTTCAACCTCCCCGAGCTGCGCGCGGAATTCCCGCGCGGCTGGGACGACGGGCGCGGCGTCGATTCCGGGCGGGCGTTCGGCTCGTCGCAGGCCCAGGCGCTGAGCTCGCACCAGCACAAGACTGCGGTTGGTTTCGACGGCAGCAACTTGTTTGGCTGGTGCGATGGCAATGCCACGCCGATTTTTGGCTCCGAGGTGCAATCGGGCGTGCTGCGGGTTGTCGGGTCCGTAACGCAAAGCGGCGGTGCCGCCCGAATCGGTTACACGGACGTGACCCCGATGGGCGTGAGCGGTGAGACCCGCCCGCGCAACGTGGCGCTGCTCGCCTGCATCAAATACTGA
- a CDS encoding type II toxin-antitoxin system HicB family antitoxin yields the protein MINVMNIGGHKAVIAYDPDIEMFRGEFVGLNGGADFYAADVPGLHREGELSLRVFLDECARRGVEPQKHFSGRFVLRVEGKVHEAAVIAAAARGVSLNQWATDVLEQAAEVA from the coding sequence ATGATCAACGTCATGAACATCGGCGGCCATAAGGCTGTCATCGCCTACGACCCAGATATCGAAATGTTCCGTGGGGAGTTTGTTGGCCTGAACGGTGGCGCCGATTTCTACGCTGCCGATGTGCCCGGCCTGCACCGCGAAGGCGAGTTGTCGCTGCGTGTGTTTTTGGACGAGTGCGCACGGCGTGGCGTTGAACCGCAAAAGCACTTTTCCGGCAGGTTCGTCCTGCGCGTGGAGGGCAAAGTGCATGAGGCCGCCGTCATTGCCGCCGCCGCGCGAGGCGTAAGCCTCAATCAGTGGGCAACCGATGTGCTAGAACAAGCCGCCGAGGTAGCTTAA
- a CDS encoding tail fiber assembly protein, with translation MRIHHYDHVTGEWLKLGTADDNPLEPDSPLIPAYATPADPPAVTDEAVALYLDANGAAARNWWEGAWHVRADFRGAPLYRTADGTVYDYSGAYQGIGPLPADLTQLARPTVAHIWDGAAWELDEALRASLHRADGLVERNMRMKQARRAIEPLQAAVDLADVTDAEAARLIAWRRYLVALNRVDLDADPVAWPVAPDA, from the coding sequence ATGCGCATCCATCACTACGATCACGTTACCGGCGAGTGGCTGAAGCTTGGCACCGCCGACGACAACCCTCTCGAACCGGATAGCCCCCTTATCCCGGCCTATGCGACCCCCGCGGATCCTCCGGCCGTTACCGACGAGGCCGTCGCGTTGTACCTGGACGCGAACGGCGCGGCGGCGCGCAACTGGTGGGAAGGGGCGTGGCACGTGCGGGCTGATTTCCGCGGCGCGCCGCTTTATCGCACCGCCGACGGCACGGTCTACGACTACAGCGGGGCGTACCAAGGCATTGGCCCGCTGCCGGCCGACCTGACGCAACTGGCCCGGCCGACCGTGGCGCATATCTGGGATGGCGCAGCCTGGGAGCTGGACGAGGCGTTGCGCGCCAGTCTGCACCGGGCCGATGGGCTGGTCGAGCGGAACATGCGCATGAAGCAAGCGCGGCGCGCGATTGAGCCGCTGCAGGCGGCGGTCGACCTGGCCGATGTCACCGACGCGGAGGCCGCGAGGCTCATCGCCTGGCGGCGCTACCTGGTTGCGCTGAACCGCGTGGACCTCGACGCGGATCCCGTCGCCTGGCCGGTGGCCCCTGACGCATGA
- a CDS encoding phage minor tail protein L, translated as MKITADIQRLEPGALVELFELDATAVGGDMRRFHGYAQVGSIWWAGNEYAPWPIEATGFERTGQGQQPAPRLAVGNVDGSISALCLYTDDLVGAKVRRRRTLGRFLDARNFPEGNPEADPAEELPVEVWFVEQKTAENETVEFELSSALDFNGVQLPRRQIVANVCGWLMVGGYRGPECGYTGAAMFDRDDNPVGDPSLDRCGGRLSSCKCRFGANEPLPIGAFPAADLIRT; from the coding sequence ATGAAGATCACCGCCGATATTCAGCGCCTCGAGCCGGGGGCGCTGGTCGAGCTGTTCGAGCTCGACGCAACAGCCGTGGGCGGCGACATGCGTCGCTTCCATGGATACGCGCAGGTTGGGTCCATCTGGTGGGCGGGCAACGAGTATGCCCCCTGGCCGATTGAGGCCACAGGGTTCGAGCGGACCGGGCAGGGCCAGCAGCCGGCGCCGCGGCTGGCCGTTGGCAATGTCGACGGCTCGATCTCGGCGCTATGTCTGTACACGGACGATCTCGTCGGCGCCAAGGTGCGCCGCCGCCGCACGCTGGGCCGGTTCCTCGATGCGCGCAATTTCCCCGAGGGCAACCCGGAGGCCGATCCAGCCGAAGAGCTGCCGGTCGAAGTGTGGTTCGTCGAGCAGAAGACTGCCGAGAATGAGACGGTGGAATTCGAGCTCTCCAGCGCGCTCGATTTCAACGGCGTGCAACTGCCCCGTCGCCAGATCGTCGCCAACGTCTGCGGGTGGCTGATGGTTGGCGGCTACCGCGGGCCGGAGTGCGGCTACACCGGCGCCGCAATGTTCGACCGCGACGACAACCCGGTGGGCGACCCGTCGCTCGACCGGTGCGGGGGCCGGCTGTCGTCGTGCAAATGCCGCTTCGGCGCGAACGAGCCCCTGCCGATCGGCGCGTTCCCCGCGGCGGACCTGATTCGGACCTGA
- a CDS encoding phage tail tape measure protein translates to MAEAVGNAVVGKATLVVDADATGVKAGMGEARAAVVALESVTATSGKKSARNIQTIGEAATGAAGNMDAAAGRFLKSLERQADRAGKTAAEYAALRAEQLGVSQAAAQYIERMRVAEVANKAADTSTQNLGMSARQTAAAMRMVAPQMTDIVTQLAGGQSPLLVLTQQGGQLKDMFGGIGPAIRGVGGYVASLVTPTTLAATAAVALAFVWSTGAQEARGYTNALIMTGHYAGISSAQLNGMAEGVSRVIGTQHGAADVLTRLTATGRVASEQMSQVAVAAIAMERATGQSIDETVKDFVKLAEEPAKASVKLNEQYHYLTGAIYEQIAALERAGQTDEAAALAQKTYAAALADRAMEVRRNVGYMELAWIGLTDVAKKAWDAVAGIGRADTPADKLNGLYRAMAQQEKELAEARAKGYNTVQLEAALNANRAKLQQYNDTVVSDAKKAADQAAKQRAEDDRIAARTSIDALMKSVRSRQQIRDDDLKKFKADAEKAGLTAEEYAKGVAAINEKYKDKAQGARSEDAGTRMLEQLRKTGAALAAQQTVDEQLTAGQKARAEFEQQIADIKTRQTLTADQKSLLAHQDEIRAQLDLNVAAEQAIQKRKDETAELEKQRKLLEDARQQAEGMRVRIADAAQARSEQFGRQLDAFGLGQRANEELAAAKSIYREFGSMRTDWNKSMTKRGLAGSDLYKDGLAQINASEQEALQQLGAYYDALAAKQSDWKFGALSALADYRDAAANVAASAQQLFSNAFQSMEGAVAKFATTGKLDFRSFALSVIEDLARIQARAAISGLAQMGIGLLGSALSAGVGAFSGASTAAAGTGTVPVSGDLLYGGSMQAPSYGSGVFLSGARAGGGSVDAGGLYLVGEEGPELFKPSGSGSIVPNHALGGGDVTVNVIGAPSQPEVRQSTDGNGNKQIDLIFKEMDRRIDNRIQRATMQGGLLSR, encoded by the coding sequence CGCCGGCAACATGGACGCGGCCGCCGGCCGCTTCCTGAAGAGCCTGGAGCGGCAGGCGGACCGCGCTGGCAAGACGGCAGCGGAGTACGCTGCGCTGCGCGCCGAGCAGCTTGGCGTATCGCAGGCGGCCGCGCAGTACATCGAGCGGATGCGTGTCGCCGAGGTCGCCAACAAGGCGGCCGACACGTCCACGCAAAACCTCGGCATGTCGGCCCGCCAGACCGCCGCTGCGATGCGGATGGTGGCGCCGCAGATGACGGACATTGTGACGCAGTTGGCGGGCGGTCAGAGCCCCCTGCTGGTGCTCACGCAGCAGGGCGGCCAGCTCAAGGACATGTTCGGCGGCATCGGGCCGGCTATCCGGGGCGTGGGCGGCTATGTCGCGAGCCTGGTTACCCCGACCACGTTGGCCGCTACCGCTGCTGTAGCGCTGGCGTTTGTGTGGTCGACGGGCGCGCAGGAGGCGCGCGGCTATACGAACGCGCTCATCATGACCGGGCACTATGCCGGCATCTCGAGCGCTCAGCTGAACGGGATGGCGGAGGGTGTGTCGCGCGTCATCGGCACCCAGCATGGCGCGGCTGACGTGCTGACGCGGCTGACGGCCACCGGCCGGGTGGCCAGCGAGCAGATGAGCCAGGTTGCGGTTGCTGCAATCGCCATGGAGCGGGCGACCGGGCAATCGATCGACGAGACCGTCAAGGATTTCGTCAAGCTGGCTGAGGAACCGGCCAAAGCGTCGGTCAAGCTCAACGAGCAATACCACTACCTAACCGGCGCGATCTACGAACAGATTGCCGCGCTGGAGCGGGCCGGCCAGACCGACGAGGCGGCAGCGCTCGCGCAAAAGACCTACGCCGCCGCCTTGGCTGACCGCGCGATGGAGGTGCGCCGCAACGTCGGTTACATGGAGCTGGCATGGATCGGGTTGACCGATGTGGCCAAGAAGGCGTGGGATGCGGTCGCCGGCATCGGCCGCGCCGATACGCCGGCCGACAAGCTCAACGGCCTGTATCGCGCCATGGCGCAGCAGGAGAAAGAGCTCGCCGAGGCCCGGGCCAAGGGCTACAACACCGTTCAGCTGGAGGCAGCGCTCAACGCCAATCGCGCCAAGCTGCAGCAGTACAACGATACCGTCGTCAGCGACGCCAAGAAGGCGGCCGATCAGGCGGCCAAGCAGCGTGCCGAGGATGACCGGATCGCTGCGCGCACTTCGATCGATGCACTGATGAAGAGCGTGCGATCGCGCCAGCAGATCCGCGACGACGATCTCAAGAAGTTCAAGGCCGACGCGGAGAAAGCCGGCCTGACGGCGGAGGAGTACGCCAAGGGCGTCGCCGCCATCAACGAGAAATACAAGGACAAGGCGCAGGGGGCGCGCAGCGAGGACGCCGGTACTCGCATGCTCGAGCAGTTGCGCAAGACCGGCGCGGCGTTGGCCGCCCAACAGACGGTCGACGAACAGTTGACCGCCGGCCAGAAGGCGCGGGCCGAGTTCGAACAGCAGATCGCGGACATCAAGACCCGCCAGACGCTCACGGCGGACCAGAAAAGCCTGCTGGCGCACCAAGACGAGATCCGGGCGCAACTGGATCTGAATGTCGCGGCCGAGCAGGCGATCCAGAAGCGCAAGGACGAGACGGCCGAACTCGAGAAACAGCGCAAGCTGCTCGAGGACGCGCGTCAGCAGGCCGAAGGCATGCGCGTGCGCATCGCCGACGCCGCGCAGGCGCGCAGCGAGCAGTTCGGCCGCCAGCTCGATGCCTTCGGCCTGGGCCAGCGCGCCAACGAGGAATTGGCCGCCGCGAAGTCGATCTACCGCGAGTTCGGCTCGATGCGCACCGACTGGAACAAGTCGATGACGAAACGTGGCCTGGCCGGGTCCGATCTGTACAAGGACGGGCTCGCCCAGATCAACGCCAGCGAGCAGGAGGCGCTGCAGCAGCTGGGCGCCTATTACGACGCGCTGGCAGCCAAGCAGTCGGACTGGAAATTCGGCGCGCTGTCGGCGCTGGCCGACTACCGGGACGCCGCGGCCAACGTTGCCGCGTCGGCTCAACAGTTGTTCTCCAACGCCTTTCAGTCGATGGAGGGCGCCGTCGCCAAGTTCGCCACGACCGGCAAGCTGGATTTCCGCAGCTTCGCGCTGAGCGTGATCGAGGACCTGGCGCGCATTCAGGCGCGGGCCGCGATTTCCGGGCTGGCGCAGATGGGGATCGGCCTGCTCGGTAGTGCGCTGTCCGCTGGCGTTGGCGCGTTCTCCGGTGCGAGCACGGCGGCAGCCGGTACCGGAACGGTGCCGGTCTCTGGCGACCTGCTCTATGGCGGCAGCATGCAGGCGCCGAGCTACGGCAGCGGCGTGTTTCTGAGTGGCGCACGCGCTGGGGGCGGTTCCGTCGACGCGGGCGGCCTGTACCTGGTCGGCGAAGAGGGGCCCGAGCTGTTCAAGCCGAGCGGCTCGGGCTCGATCGTGCCGAACCACGCCCTGGGCGGCGGTGACGTGACCGTCAATGTGATCGGCGCGCCGAGTCAGCCGGAGGTGCGCCAGTCCACCGATGGCAACGGCAACAAGCAGATCGATCTGATCTTCAAAGAAATGGACCGCCGTATCGACAACCGCATCCAGCGCGCGACGATGCAGGGCGGTCTTCTGTCGCGGTAG
- a CDS encoding type II toxin-antitoxin system HicA family toxin, producing the protein MKTKHQKTLELIFSRPTPASVKWADAVALMKELGAELEEREGSRIAVFLFGQVKVMHRPHPSPDIDKGAVASMRKWFEENGVKP; encoded by the coding sequence ATGAAAACCAAACACCAGAAGACGCTGGAACTGATCTTTTCCCGCCCTACGCCAGCGAGCGTTAAGTGGGCCGATGCCGTCGCGCTCATGAAAGAGTTGGGAGCAGAGTTGGAGGAGCGCGAAGGTTCCCGCATAGCCGTCTTTCTGTTTGGTCAAGTGAAAGTGATGCATAGACCACATCCATCGCCCGATATAGACAAGGGCGCTGTGGCGTCGATGCGTAAGTGGTTCGAGGAAAACGGAGTCAAACCATGA